A single window of Corythoichthys intestinalis isolate RoL2023-P3 chromosome 21, ASM3026506v1, whole genome shotgun sequence DNA harbors:
- the pts gene encoding 6-pyruvoyl tetrahydrobiopterin synthase, which yields MPGSAMNGVAERIGYITRVQSFSACHRLHSVHLSDEDNRKVYGKCNNLYGHGHNYKVEITVRGKIDHITGMIMNLTDLKRCIEEVIMIPLDHKNLDKDVPYFANIASTTENLAVYIWNNMAKAITPNVLHEIKIHETDKNIIVYRGE from the exons ATGCCTGGATCCGCCATGAACGGCGTCGCGGAGCGTATCGGATACATCACTCGGGTCCAGAGCTTCAGCGCATGTCACCGTCTGCACAG TGTTCACTTGAGCGATGAAGATAATAGAAAGGTCTACGGGAAATGTAACAATCTTTACGGCCATGGACACAATTATAAAG TGGAGATAACAGTGCGAGGAAAG ATTGATCACATTACCGGCATGATAATGAACCTGACCGACTTGAAAAGGTGCATTGAG GAAGTAATCATGATTCCACTTGATCATAAGAACCTGGATAAGGATGTGCCATATTTTGCCAATATTGCCAG CACGACTGAGAACCTGGCTGTTTACATCTGGAACAACATGGCAAAAGCCATCACTCCTAACGTCCTCCACGAAATAAAAATACACGAGACCGATAAGAAT